One genomic window of Nerophis lumbriciformis linkage group LG31, RoL_Nlum_v2.1, whole genome shotgun sequence includes the following:
- the fev gene encoding protein FEV isoform X1: protein MSVFFSFFSFLHFISDPTEHLLKDNKGASWGPINTGAQKGSGQIQLWQFLLELLSDGSNVACIAWEGTNGEFKLIDPDEVARRWGERKSKPNMNYDKLSRALRYYYDKNIMTKVHGKRYAYKFDFHGLAQVCQPSCGTEQTIYKFQGNFSPLPFSGISKLNLHVAPGVGPSGFSYWPGSPSAALYHSHNLQAAGPFGTVSPSHISCVNTLSNINNPYN from the exons ATGAgcgtctttttttcttttttttcttttttacattttatttcagaTCCAACAGAACATCTGTTGAAAGACAACAAAGGAGCGTCTTGGGGTCCAATAAACACCGGAGCGCAGAAAG GCAGCGGGCAGATCCAGCTGTGGCAGTTCCTGCTGGAGCTCCTGTCGGACGGCAGCAACGTGGCGTGCATCGCCTGGGAGGGAACCAACGGCGAGTTCAAGCTCATCGACCCGGACGAGGTGGCCCGCCGGTGGGGGGAGCGCAAGAGCAAGCCCAACATGAACTACGACAAACTGAGCCGGGCGCTGCGCTACTACTACGACAAGAACATCATGACCAAGGTCCACGGCAAACGGTACGCCTACAAGTTCGACTTCCACGGTTTGGCGCAGGTGTGCCAGCCGTCCTGCGGCACGGAGCAGACCATCTACAAGTTCCAGGGGAACTTCTCCCCGCTTCCTTTCTCCGGGATTTCCAAACTGAACCTGCACGTCGCTCCCGGTGTTGGACCCTCGGGGTTCTCCTACTGGCCCGGTTCGCCATCGGCGGCCCTTTACCACAGCCACAACCTGCAGGCGGCGGGGCCTTTCGGCACCGTGTCTCCCAGCCACATCAGCTGCGTCAACACTCTGAGCAACATCAATAATCCTTACAACTGA
- the fev gene encoding protein FEV isoform X2 produces the protein MFNMYLSDPTEHLLKDNKGASWGPINTGAQKGSGQIQLWQFLLELLSDGSNVACIAWEGTNGEFKLIDPDEVARRWGERKSKPNMNYDKLSRALRYYYDKNIMTKVHGKRYAYKFDFHGLAQVCQPSCGTEQTIYKFQGNFSPLPFSGISKLNLHVAPGVGPSGFSYWPGSPSAALYHSHNLQAAGPFGTVSPSHISCVNTLSNINNPYN, from the exons ATGTTCAACATGTATCTCTCAG aTCCAACAGAACATCTGTTGAAAGACAACAAAGGAGCGTCTTGGGGTCCAATAAACACCGGAGCGCAGAAAG GCAGCGGGCAGATCCAGCTGTGGCAGTTCCTGCTGGAGCTCCTGTCGGACGGCAGCAACGTGGCGTGCATCGCCTGGGAGGGAACCAACGGCGAGTTCAAGCTCATCGACCCGGACGAGGTGGCCCGCCGGTGGGGGGAGCGCAAGAGCAAGCCCAACATGAACTACGACAAACTGAGCCGGGCGCTGCGCTACTACTACGACAAGAACATCATGACCAAGGTCCACGGCAAACGGTACGCCTACAAGTTCGACTTCCACGGTTTGGCGCAGGTGTGCCAGCCGTCCTGCGGCACGGAGCAGACCATCTACAAGTTCCAGGGGAACTTCTCCCCGCTTCCTTTCTCCGGGATTTCCAAACTGAACCTGCACGTCGCTCCCGGTGTTGGACCCTCGGGGTTCTCCTACTGGCCCGGTTCGCCATCGGCGGCCCTTTACCACAGCCACAACCTGCAGGCGGCGGGGCCTTTCGGCACCGTGTCTCCCAGCCACATCAGCTGCGTCAACACTCTGAGCAACATCAATAATCCTTACAACTGA